A stretch of Mya arenaria isolate MELC-2E11 chromosome 14, ASM2691426v1 DNA encodes these proteins:
- the LOC128216839 gene encoding uncharacterized protein LOC128216839, giving the protein MMIKIVALSLMVAFVAAGPARERRKFNCLDSFKNVPNPCTNNPSQQVYFPHPSDNSKFIQCDRYGRMYIIQCPENLLYNGLTSTCSAAATTMAPVAAGSTAGPVVNPPVNTGNTGTSGNPCTAQALAAGNIYFSVPNDNTKFIECDMLGHPNVLPCPSGLVWDEGRLSCVYNFNVNVGTGNTGTGGIIVTPATGGTVTGGTGPGTGAGSLANNCSPENIANNKLFWPHPDPTKFIQCDLWGDLYVNSCPAGLVWNQYSETCASAYVNYAGNGGK; this is encoded by the exons atgatgatCAAAATTGTGGCTTTGAGTTTGATGGTGGCGTTCGTCGCTGCGGGGCCCGCAAGAGAAAGGCGtaagtt TAACTGCCTAG ATTCTTTCAAGAATGTCCCCAACCCCTGCACGAACAACCCCAGCCAACAGGTGTACTTCCCCCACCCCTCGGACAACTCCAAATTCATCCAGTGCGACCGTTACGGACGTATGTACATCATTCAGTGCCCAGAGAACCTGCTCTACAACGGGCTTACATCAACCTGTAGCGCGGCCGCAACAACCATGGCGCCCGTGGCTGCCGGAAGTACCGCCGGTCCCGTTGTGAACCCACCAGTGAACACCGGAAATACCGGCACCAGTGGAAACCCCTGCACTGCCCAGGCGCTCGCTGCCGGAAACATCTATTTCTCCGTCCCTA ATGACAACACGAAATTCATCGAGTGCGATATGCTTGGACATCCCAATGTTCTTCCGTGCCCAAGTGGTCTTGTCTGGGATGAGGGCCGTCTTTCCTGTGTGTACAACTTCAATGTCAATGTTGGAACCGGAAACACTGGAACCGGAGGTATCATTGTCACCCCCGCAACTGGCGGAACTGTCACTGGCGGAACAGGCCCCGGCACTGGCGCAG gttCCCTCGCCAACAATTGCTCACCTGAAAACATCGCTAACAACAAGCTTTTCTGGCCTCACCCGGACCCAACCAAATTTATCCAGTGTGATCTATGGGGGGATCTCTATGTAAACAGCTGCCCTGCCGGACTCGTCTGGAACCAGTACTCCGAAACCTGTGCCTCCGCTTACGTCAACTATGCCGGAAATGGTGGAAAATAG
- the LOC128218353 gene encoding uncharacterized protein LOC128218353, with protein sequence MMIKIVALSLMVAFVAAGPYREKRQVSNCLDYFKNIPNPCINNPSSQVYYPHPSDNSKFIQCDRSGRMYIIQCPENMLYSPLTSTCGTTAKPAPSEGSNIPAVNLVNGNPCTAQALADGHIYFAVPDDSTAFIECDLLGHPNVLHCPNGLIWDQSRLSCRYNFGASGGTGTVPGTVSGGGGSTVAPGTGSLANNCSPENIAANKLFWPHPDPTKYIQCDLWGDLFVNSCPSGLVWNQYYETCASAYVNYAGTGAN encoded by the exons atgatgatCAAAATTGTGGCTTTGAGTTTGATGGTGGCGTTCGTGGCTGCGGGACCTTATAGGGAAAAGC GTCAAGTCAGTAACTGCCTAG attatttcaaaaatatcccCAACCCTTGTATCAACAACCCGAGCTCGCAGGTCTACTACCCCCACCCCTCCGACAACTCCAAATTCATCCAGTGTGACCGATCTGGACGCATGTACATCATTCAGTGCCCAGAGAACATGCTCTACAGCCCCCTGACGTCAACGTGTGGAACAACCGCGAAACCCGCGCCCTCCGAAGGAAGCAACATTCCTGCTGTTAACCTAGTGAATGGAAATCCCTGCACTGCCCAGGCGCTCGCTGACGGACACATCTACTTTGCCGTCCCTG ATGACAGCACGGCATTCATCGAGTGCGATTTGCTTGGGCATCCCAATGTCCTTCATTGCCCAAATGGTCTAATCTGGGATCAGAGCCGCCTCTCCTGTAGGTACAACTTCGGTGCCAGTGGCGGAACCGGAACTGTACCTGGAACTGTATCCGGAGGCGGAGGTAGCACTGTCGCTCCAGGAACTG gttCCCTCGCTAACAATTGCTCACCTGAAAACATCGCTGCCAACAAGCTTTTCTGGCCTCACCCGGACCCAACTAAATATATACAGTGTGATTTGTGGGGGGATCTGTTTGTGAACAGCTGCCCTTCTGGTCTCGTCTGGAACCAGTACTACGAAACATGCGCTTCTGCTTACGTCAACTATGCCGGAACTGGTGCGAACTAA